A DNA window from Legionella sp. MW5194 contains the following coding sequences:
- a CDS encoding LuxR family transcriptional regulator, with protein MDESMEQFEQALINAGTVSECDDALRHFLAKKGITTFSFTYYAYNPVAVNQLKYDTCSANFKSWHDHYLAENYNNIDNTLRYTYNNQLPVYWNLQQQLRQATSDSERQMRLDSIAFGAECGLSVPIHGAHNNFAILLLVQMQGQQCGLEQPKRHYEFMVAAQLYYHYLQTHLFEQVSEQQSFKLTQREIQCLLLIARQYSVREMAQALELTERTINFHIQKLNKKLGVKNKYQALSKAMTLQLLPL; from the coding sequence GTGGATGAGTCGATGGAACAATTTGAGCAGGCCTTAATCAATGCCGGCACTGTTTCGGAATGCGATGACGCCTTAAGGCATTTTTTGGCAAAGAAAGGGATCACCACGTTTTCCTTTACTTATTACGCCTACAATCCTGTCGCGGTCAATCAGTTAAAATACGACACATGCTCCGCCAATTTTAAATCCTGGCATGATCATTACCTCGCAGAAAATTACAACAACATTGACAATACCCTGCGCTATACCTATAACAATCAATTGCCGGTGTATTGGAACTTACAGCAGCAATTGCGGCAGGCCACGTCCGACTCCGAGCGGCAAATGCGTCTTGATTCCATTGCCTTTGGCGCAGAATGCGGCTTGTCCGTTCCCATCCACGGTGCTCATAATAATTTTGCCATTTTGCTGCTGGTCCAAATGCAGGGCCAGCAGTGTGGTCTTGAGCAACCGAAACGCCACTATGAATTCATGGTGGCGGCCCAACTTTATTACCATTACTTGCAGACGCATTTGTTTGAACAGGTCAGCGAGCAACAAAGTTTTAAACTCACTCAACGCGAAATTCAGTGCCTGCTGTTAATCGCCCGTCAATACTCTGTGCGGGAAATGGCTCAGGCTCTGGAATTAACCGAAAGAACGATTAATTTTCATATTCAGAAACTGAATAAAAAGCTTGGTGTTAAGAACAAATACCAGGCTTTGTCCAAAGCCATGACCCTGCAGTTGTTGCCCCTTTAA
- a CDS encoding glycoside hydrolase family 18 protein gives MNPFKKLLVTAISVLPVYAHADLTLYTTSWSMYGQNPYEYDGAYKNNQPYGQLKYVSNPDMVAQFNKADVVVWSFMQVWNSNDPEQAKYAIPKRWDGLMHFDDLWAELPLEGSWISNLPPETKAFLTFCKANEGACSAVQTNGNTGAKELFNYTDQKGVGQLNSFGAFINSNKFTAKRIIAIGGANTPENKAVSTATYDAIFANQDKFLNQLSAWMTNFKNLKGVDYDFEPPIDLQTGGQLPPDSRTLSDYKKLFNLIKASRSKLGKDAYISVTITVNKDYLTAIDQSVEGGWFKTIAPYVNSVNLMTYDLHGTWGHDSDPYTALHAYLMQPQSQHKDEFAINYGTDEITRQVLSFGMPKDKLQVGIAAYGRGYAGVEAGENASQPGFEQPWTGASHFPAAYSNQDGMVPYNSIDKLMKDFGYQTYSVNAEDEEGNLVVAGAYLYSDKAKQFVGYQSPETVKALCAFVKKTQLKGAIMWSADTDLSVFNPNSLVAVYKQNCQ, from the coding sequence ATGAATCCATTTAAAAAGTTGTTAGTGACTGCGATCAGTGTGCTTCCTGTCTATGCGCATGCCGATTTAACCCTGTATACCACCAGTTGGTCCATGTATGGGCAGAACCCCTATGAGTACGATGGCGCCTACAAAAACAATCAGCCTTATGGGCAACTGAAATACGTCAGTAACCCGGACATGGTGGCTCAATTCAACAAAGCGGATGTGGTGGTCTGGAGTTTTATGCAGGTCTGGAATTCCAATGATCCAGAGCAAGCCAAATACGCCATACCAAAACGTTGGGATGGCTTGATGCACTTTGATGACTTGTGGGCTGAGTTACCGCTTGAAGGCTCGTGGATAAGTAACCTTCCTCCAGAAACCAAAGCATTCCTCACCTTCTGTAAAGCGAATGAAGGCGCCTGTTCCGCAGTCCAGACCAATGGCAATACGGGCGCAAAAGAGCTCTTTAATTACACCGACCAAAAAGGGGTAGGGCAACTTAACAGTTTTGGCGCTTTTATCAATTCCAATAAATTCACGGCCAAACGCATCATTGCCATCGGCGGGGCCAATACGCCCGAGAACAAAGCTGTCAGCACCGCGACTTACGACGCTATTTTTGCCAACCAGGATAAATTTTTAAATCAACTAAGCGCCTGGATGACGAATTTTAAAAACTTAAAAGGCGTCGACTACGATTTTGAGCCGCCCATTGACTTACAGACGGGTGGTCAGCTTCCACCGGATTCACGCACATTAAGCGATTACAAAAAACTGTTTAACCTCATTAAAGCCAGTCGCAGTAAATTAGGCAAGGACGCGTACATCTCTGTCACAATCACCGTCAATAAAGACTACTTAACCGCCATCGATCAATCAGTGGAGGGCGGGTGGTTTAAAACGATAGCGCCTTATGTCAATAGCGTAAATTTAATGACGTATGATTTGCATGGCACCTGGGGGCATGACAGCGACCCCTACACCGCCTTGCATGCGTACCTAATGCAGCCGCAAAGCCAGCACAAGGATGAATTTGCCATCAATTATGGGACGGATGAAATCACACGACAGGTCCTGTCGTTCGGTATGCCGAAAGACAAACTCCAGGTTGGTATCGCTGCCTATGGGCGAGGCTATGCCGGGGTTGAAGCCGGTGAGAATGCCAGTCAGCCAGGATTTGAACAACCCTGGACAGGGGCAAGTCATTTTCCCGCAGCCTACAGCAATCAGGATGGTATGGTACCGTATAACAGCATTGATAAACTCATGAAGGACTTCGGTTATCAAACGTATTCAGTCAATGCAGAAGACGAGGAAGGTAATTTGGTGGTGGCTGGTGCCTATCTTTACAGTGACAAGGCAAAACAATTCGTCGGGTATCAGTCGCCTGAGACCGTCAAGGCCTTGTGTGCATTCGTCAAGAAAACACAACTTAAGGGGGCCATTATGTGGAGTGCGGACACGGATTTATCCGTCTTTAACCCCAATAGTCTTGTAGCTGTTTACAAGCAGAATTGTCAATAG
- a CDS encoding EAL domain-containing protein → MSNHLKEPLDFKVLFESTPDLYLVLNSALHIIAASDAYLKATLVTREQILGRYLFDVFPDNPNEASPTGVNNLRASLQRVLQTKAPDTMAVQKYDIRRPESEGDAFEERYWSPMNVPVLNQDNELLYIIHRVKDVTEFVHLQQAGTEQNKLTEELRSRTERMQMEIFLRAQEIQEANKQLRAAIKELEQKKTQQEVLYRQLNELNQLKTQFFANMSHELRTPLSLILGPLEKMKKDPSLPLSMHKPMEIISNNAHILLKHVNDLLNIAKLDAGKMVLNYQEINLAKLIRVIAENFNSLAEDKGIHFNVQSPPILIAEVDAEKVQHILLNLLSNAFKFVPAHGLIVCKVSHDDHKAIISVCDNGPGIPKELYEVIFERFSQVEGGETRKHGGTGLGLAIVKDFVELQKGNVFVKESKSGGAEFIVELPLNAPAGVSVSRASLDSYDPALDEMSKSTVLSLKPVAKPSETAEVQINMSEKPTVLVVEDNIDMNRFIAEVLSTDFYVISATDGLEGFNKAVAHKPDLILSDAMMPRMSGEELIENLRQKVELADTPVILLTAKNDEEFRLKLLRSGVQDYITKPFAAEELKARINNLINLRMARNKLEQKNIELEQIAYYDPLTGLANRQQLLSSMKDWLSNTAGQTKLAVLFLDLDRFKLINDALGHKIGDMLLQIIAKRISNVIQAGDIATRLGGDEFIIMLKRVTDSVGATKVAKRILRKLNEPVTIEEHKLFVTGSIGISIWPDDGTDEQALIKHADIAMYCAKKAGRNNYQFFNYDMVHRLQDKLDIENLLREALEQDKLILHYQPQYDLRTGRMVSIEALLRLPSHDGGILYPNQFLPVAEETGLIKPIGERAFELACMEYKQFLHSIKKYNHPIKLAVNFSSQQLEEYDFIQTVQNIIQKTRVAAKQLEFEITENSLIRSMENSERIILQLKEMGVSITLDDFGVGFSSLNYLRQLPLDTLKLDPTLIKNVPGDKVDSDIVSSIINLSHAIGLSVVAECVEAEHQIQFLNQHQCDKVQGFYFSKPVAIAAVIKLLEEKSPWTVNQTISK, encoded by the coding sequence ATGTCAAATCATTTGAAGGAACCGCTTGATTTTAAAGTCTTGTTTGAATCCACTCCCGACTTATATCTGGTTCTAAACAGTGCGCTTCATATTATCGCTGCAAGCGATGCCTATCTGAAAGCCACGCTGGTGACACGAGAGCAAATCCTTGGCCGCTATCTCTTTGATGTATTCCCGGATAATCCCAATGAAGCAAGCCCCACCGGCGTCAATAACCTTAGGGCTTCCTTGCAACGGGTTTTGCAAACCAAAGCCCCGGATACCATGGCGGTACAAAAATACGATATCCGAAGACCTGAGTCGGAAGGTGATGCGTTTGAAGAGCGGTACTGGAGTCCGATGAATGTGCCGGTACTTAATCAAGACAATGAATTGCTCTACATCATCCATCGCGTCAAGGATGTCACTGAATTTGTCCACCTGCAACAGGCGGGGACTGAGCAAAATAAGCTGACAGAGGAACTGCGTAGCCGTACGGAACGCATGCAGATGGAAATTTTTTTAAGGGCCCAGGAAATTCAGGAAGCCAATAAGCAATTACGGGCCGCGATCAAGGAGCTTGAGCAAAAGAAAACCCAACAAGAGGTGTTGTACAGGCAGCTTAACGAATTAAATCAATTAAAAACGCAGTTTTTCGCTAACATGAGCCATGAACTGCGTACCCCGTTGTCGCTGATACTCGGACCTCTTGAGAAAATGAAAAAGGATCCTTCCCTGCCCTTATCCATGCATAAACCCATGGAAATCATCAGCAACAATGCACATATTCTGTTAAAACATGTGAATGATTTGCTCAATATCGCTAAGCTCGATGCCGGAAAAATGGTGCTTAATTATCAGGAAATTAATCTGGCCAAATTGATTCGTGTCATTGCCGAGAACTTTAACAGCCTGGCCGAAGACAAAGGTATTCATTTTAATGTCCAAAGCCCGCCTATTTTGATTGCTGAAGTTGATGCGGAAAAAGTGCAGCATATTCTCCTTAATCTGTTATCCAATGCGTTTAAATTTGTCCCTGCTCATGGTTTGATTGTCTGCAAAGTATCTCACGATGATCACAAGGCCATTATCAGTGTGTGCGATAACGGCCCTGGCATTCCTAAAGAATTGTATGAGGTTATTTTTGAGCGCTTCAGTCAGGTTGAAGGTGGCGAGACACGCAAACATGGCGGTACCGGCTTGGGACTTGCCATTGTCAAAGACTTTGTTGAACTGCAGAAAGGAAACGTGTTTGTCAAAGAATCCAAATCCGGCGGCGCGGAATTCATTGTGGAATTGCCCTTGAATGCACCCGCAGGTGTATCGGTTAGCCGCGCGTCATTAGACAGCTACGATCCGGCCTTGGATGAGATGAGTAAATCCACCGTGTTGTCATTGAAACCGGTGGCTAAACCCTCAGAAACGGCCGAAGTCCAGATCAATATGAGTGAAAAACCGACAGTGCTTGTTGTTGAAGACAATATCGACATGAATCGCTTCATTGCGGAGGTATTATCCACTGATTTTTATGTCATCTCCGCCACTGATGGGCTGGAAGGGTTTAACAAAGCCGTAGCCCACAAACCGGATTTAATTTTATCCGATGCCATGATGCCTCGGATGAGCGGTGAAGAATTAATTGAAAACCTTCGCCAGAAGGTCGAGTTAGCCGATACCCCTGTGATTTTGCTCACGGCTAAAAACGATGAAGAATTTCGATTGAAATTACTGCGTAGTGGCGTTCAGGATTACATCACCAAACCCTTTGCCGCTGAGGAACTCAAGGCGCGAATTAATAACCTGATTAATCTTCGCATGGCCAGAAACAAATTGGAGCAAAAAAACATCGAGCTTGAGCAAATCGCCTATTATGATCCATTAACCGGCCTCGCCAACCGCCAGCAATTATTGTCGAGCATGAAGGACTGGCTCAGCAATACCGCCGGACAAACCAAGCTGGCCGTGTTATTTCTCGATTTGGATCGCTTCAAATTAATCAATGATGCCTTGGGGCATAAAATTGGCGATATGCTTTTACAAATCATTGCCAAACGCATCAGCAATGTCATTCAGGCCGGTGATATTGCCACACGATTGGGCGGCGATGAATTCATTATCATGTTAAAACGGGTGACTGACAGCGTGGGAGCCACCAAAGTCGCCAAACGGATTTTAAGAAAACTCAATGAACCGGTGACAATTGAAGAGCACAAACTGTTTGTCACCGGGAGTATTGGCATCAGTATCTGGCCCGATGACGGCACTGATGAGCAGGCGTTAATCAAGCATGCTGACATTGCCATGTATTGTGCCAAAAAGGCGGGGCGCAACAACTACCAGTTTTTTAATTATGACATGGTGCATCGTCTGCAGGATAAGCTGGACATTGAAAATTTATTACGCGAAGCACTGGAGCAGGACAAATTGATTCTGCACTATCAACCGCAATACGATTTACGCACCGGGCGCATGGTCAGTATCGAAGCATTGCTGCGCCTGCCGTCCCATGACGGCGGGATACTCTATCCTAATCAATTCCTGCCTGTTGCCGAAGAAACCGGGCTTATCAAGCCCATTGGCGAGAGGGCATTTGAACTTGCCTGCATGGAATACAAACAATTCCTGCACAGCATCAAAAAATACAACCACCCCATCAAGTTGGCTGTGAATTTTTCATCTCAGCAGCTGGAAGAATATGATTTTATTCAGACGGTGCAAAACATCATTCAAAAAACCCGGGTAGCCGCCAAACAGCTTGAGTTTGAAATCACCGAAAATTCACTTATCCGCAGTATGGAAAACAGTGAGCGAATTATTCTGCAGCTAAAAGAAATGGGCGTATCGATTACTCTGGATGATTTTGGAGTAGGCTTTTCATCATTGAATTACCTGCGGCAACTGCCTCTGGATACCTTGAAACTCGACCCGACTCTGATTAAGAATGTCCCAGGGGACAAGGTAGACTCCGACATCGTCAGCTCCATCATTAACCTGTCTCATGCCATTGGTCTGTCGGTGGTGGCCGAGTGTGTTGAAGCAGAACATCAAATTCAGTTTTTAAACCAGCATCAATGCGACAAGGTTCAGGGTTTTTATTTTTCGAAGCCGGTGGCTATCGCTGCGGTCATAAAACTTCTGGAAGAGAAATCGCCCTGGACAGTGAATCAAACCATCTCAAAATAG
- the lpxB gene encoding lipid-A-disaccharide synthase — protein MTNPQPKKVVIVAGEESGDAHAATLVSNLLAWNPTLELSGIGGRHMQQAGVNVISDLASFGVTGITEVVRHFMVIKKAWKLIKNHLQTVQPDLLILIDYPGFNLRLARYAKRVLGLRIVYYISPQIWAWKANRIHTIRECVDRMAVILPFEKSLYQQEKVTVSFVGHPLVNKIPVYDNLASVRMSLNLPLDKRLIALLPGSRRNEIDRHMPVLLKTAEQLGRQYHDVHFVIPIAATIDASLIRSYFTHSQVAISFIEGQAIDAAACSDCVVVASGTASLECALLAKPMCIIYKASLLTYIAASKLIKVKYLGLCNLLKNQMIVPELLQYDCNPAQLTHLIDDLLHDHDMARAMVHRLRVLRRELSSEQADLSIDELIKEELSI, from the coding sequence ATGACTAATCCACAGCCTAAAAAGGTTGTCATTGTTGCCGGTGAGGAGTCAGGGGATGCTCACGCCGCAACGCTGGTGTCCAACCTTCTTGCCTGGAATCCCACGCTTGAATTAAGCGGCATAGGCGGCCGTCACATGCAGCAGGCCGGGGTCAATGTGATTAGCGATTTAGCCAGTTTCGGCGTCACCGGCATTACCGAGGTGGTACGCCACTTCATGGTTATCAAAAAGGCGTGGAAATTAATCAAAAACCACCTCCAAACGGTTCAGCCAGATTTACTTATTCTCATTGATTACCCTGGGTTTAATTTGCGCCTGGCCCGCTATGCCAAACGCGTGTTGGGCTTGCGCATTGTTTATTACATCAGTCCACAAATCTGGGCCTGGAAGGCCAATCGCATCCACACTATCCGGGAGTGCGTTGATCGCATGGCGGTCATCTTGCCCTTTGAAAAGAGTCTTTATCAACAGGAGAAGGTAACCGTCTCGTTTGTCGGGCACCCGCTGGTCAATAAAATACCCGTCTACGACAACCTGGCATCGGTCAGAATGTCTTTGAATTTACCACTTGATAAGCGCCTGATTGCGTTACTTCCAGGCAGCCGACGTAACGAAATTGACCGGCACATGCCCGTGCTTTTAAAGACCGCGGAGCAACTTGGCAGACAGTATCATGATGTTCATTTCGTCATTCCAATCGCGGCCACCATCGATGCTTCCTTAATTCGTTCGTATTTTACCCATAGCCAGGTTGCCATCTCCTTTATTGAGGGGCAGGCGATTGATGCAGCAGCCTGCAGTGATTGTGTGGTCGTTGCGTCCGGTACCGCGTCACTGGAGTGCGCTTTGTTGGCTAAACCCATGTGCATCATCTATAAAGCCTCCCTGTTAACCTACATTGCGGCCTCTAAATTAATTAAAGTAAAATACCTGGGTCTGTGTAATCTGCTAAAAAATCAAATGATCGTACCCGAATTATTGCAATATGACTGCAATCCAGCCCAGCTTACACACCTCATTGACGACTTGTTGCATGATCATGACATGGCCAGGGCCATGGTGCACCGTCTTCGGGTTTTAAGGCGTGAATTATCCAGTGAGCAGGCAGATTTATCCATTGATGAGTTAATCAAGGAAGAGTTGTCCATTTAA
- a CDS encoding Gfo/Idh/MocA family protein, which produces MSVLRCAVIGVGYLGRFHAQKYKMVPDVKLVGVCDVNQTASDDVAQELGVPAYYDFADLLDQVDAVSIAATTTQHYAIAKQCLSRGIHVLIEKPITETVEQADELIALAEQHQVKLQVGHLERFNSAHLALQKYLVNPLFIESQRLAPFNPRGADVNVILDLMIHDIDLIQSIVKSSIIHIDAHGAPVLSSAIDIANARITFANHCVANVTASRVSFKTERKTRIFQPDCYISIDYHAKQFALFRKGQEEMFPGIPNVVCEESTFEKSDALLEEIKSFVDAIKENSTPLVTGVDGRNALATASQITSLILSRLVA; this is translated from the coding sequence ATGAGTGTTTTACGATGTGCCGTGATTGGGGTTGGCTACCTGGGTCGATTCCATGCTCAAAAGTACAAAATGGTGCCCGATGTGAAATTGGTGGGTGTCTGTGATGTGAACCAAACCGCTTCCGATGACGTTGCCCAGGAGTTAGGTGTACCTGCCTATTATGATTTTGCCGATCTTTTGGATCAGGTGGATGCCGTCAGTATCGCGGCCACCACCACGCAACATTATGCAATTGCCAAACAATGCTTAAGCCGAGGCATTCATGTTCTCATTGAAAAACCCATCACCGAAACCGTTGAACAGGCCGATGAACTCATCGCACTGGCTGAACAGCATCAGGTGAAACTGCAGGTCGGCCATCTGGAACGATTTAACTCCGCGCACCTTGCCCTGCAAAAATACCTGGTTAATCCCCTGTTCATTGAATCGCAGCGTCTGGCACCGTTTAATCCGCGAGGCGCCGATGTGAATGTGATTCTGGATCTGATGATCCATGATATCGATTTGATTCAATCCATTGTTAAAAGTTCCATTATCCACATTGATGCCCATGGTGCACCCGTGCTTTCATCGGCTATTGATATTGCCAATGCCAGAATCACGTTCGCAAATCACTGCGTCGCTAATGTCACGGCAAGCCGTGTCAGTTTTAAAACCGAGCGTAAAACGCGTATTTTTCAGCCTGATTGCTACATTTCCATTGATTACCATGCCAAACAGTTTGCTCTGTTTCGTAAAGGTCAGGAAGAAATGTTTCCCGGTATTCCCAATGTGGTTTGTGAGGAGTCCACCTTTGAAAAAAGCGATGCCCTGCTCGAGGAGATCAAATCCTTTGTCGATGCGATTAAAGAAAACAGCACACCACTGGTGACCGGGGTGGACGGCCGCAATGCCCTGGCTACGGCGAGTCAGATTACCTCGTTAATCCTCTCCCGCCTTGTGGCCTGA
- the rnhB gene encoding ribonuclease HII, translated as MENYSAGVDEVGRGPLAGPVVTAAVILKRPLEGLTDSKKLTPKKRKTLAEQIKKEAVCFAYGRAEVSEIDELNIHWATLLAMKRAVEALAIKPARVLVDGLHKPNIDIPCEAIVQGDLLIAEISAASILAKVSRDEEMEQLDSLYPGYGFAVHKGYSTEMHRRLLLELGPSPIHRKSFAPVTQLFAEQASG; from the coding sequence ATGGAAAATTATAGTGCGGGTGTCGATGAGGTGGGACGAGGACCCTTGGCCGGTCCTGTCGTAACCGCCGCGGTGATTTTGAAACGGCCGCTGGAGGGATTGACTGATTCAAAAAAATTGACGCCTAAAAAAAGAAAAACATTGGCAGAACAAATCAAGAAAGAAGCGGTTTGCTTTGCCTACGGGAGAGCTGAAGTCAGTGAAATTGACGAGCTCAATATCCATTGGGCAACGTTGCTGGCCATGAAGCGGGCAGTGGAGGCGTTGGCTATCAAGCCGGCCCGAGTATTGGTGGATGGCCTGCACAAACCCAACATTGACATTCCCTGTGAAGCGATTGTCCAGGGGGATTTATTGATTGCGGAAATCAGTGCGGCATCGATTCTGGCAAAAGTCTCACGTGATGAGGAAATGGAACAACTCGACAGCCTCTACCCGGGATATGGCTTTGCTGTCCACAAAGGGTACTCTACGGAGATGCATCGCCGTTTATTGCTTGAATTGGGTCCCTCGCCCATTCACCGCAAATCCTTTGCGCCCGTGACGCAATTATTCGCCGAACAGGCGTCAGGATAG
- the rodA gene encoding rod shape-determining protein RodA, producing MNQRQARPVYRFTSKAIHVDLPLLGLLLGVIAFGMLILYSASNQNLGMVLRQLMRLSFAIGIMMVFAMVPPHKYKIWTPWIYGVGLALLLAVMVIGKIGKGAQRWLDLGVFRFQPSEIMKLAVPMMAAWFFDRKPIPIDTKNLLIAAVIIFVPALLIAKQPDLGTAIMVVFAGLSVIFMAGISFRILLVLLVLAGLSAPLLWHVMHDYQRQRIYTLLNPEQDPLGSGYHIIQSKIAIGSGGAFGKGWLAGSQSHLNFLPEHATDFIFAVSGEEFGFVGSMLLILLFILVSLRGLYIARQAQTSFTRLLAASLAMTFFLSAFVNIGMVTGILPVVGIPLPLVSYGGTAMVTFLASFGILMSISSHRILFTALS from the coding sequence ATGAATCAACGACAAGCCCGTCCAGTCTATCGCTTTACCAGCAAAGCCATCCATGTTGATTTGCCACTGCTGGGTTTATTGCTTGGGGTCATCGCCTTTGGCATGCTGATTCTTTACAGCGCCTCCAATCAAAACCTGGGGATGGTATTAAGGCAACTGATGCGTCTCTCCTTTGCCATCGGCATTATGATGGTTTTTGCCATGGTTCCTCCCCACAAATATAAAATCTGGACGCCCTGGATTTACGGAGTGGGTCTCGCCTTGCTGCTGGCGGTTATGGTCATTGGTAAAATCGGTAAAGGCGCGCAACGCTGGCTGGATTTGGGCGTCTTTCGTTTTCAACCTTCTGAAATCATGAAATTGGCGGTGCCGATGATGGCTGCCTGGTTTTTTGACCGCAAGCCCATCCCCATCGACACTAAAAACCTGTTGATTGCCGCGGTCATTATTTTTGTTCCCGCGCTGTTAATTGCCAAACAACCTGATTTGGGGACTGCCATTATGGTCGTCTTCGCCGGTTTAAGCGTTATTTTCATGGCCGGCATCAGTTTCCGTATTCTGTTAGTACTCCTGGTTTTGGCGGGATTATCAGCCCCCTTGCTGTGGCATGTGATGCATGATTACCAGCGCCAGCGTATTTACACGCTGTTAAATCCAGAGCAGGATCCGCTTGGATCAGGTTATCACATTATTCAATCGAAAATCGCCATTGGTTCAGGCGGTGCGTTTGGCAAGGGATGGTTGGCAGGGAGTCAGTCGCACCTCAATTTTTTACCGGAGCATGCCACCGATTTTATTTTTGCTGTGAGCGGTGAAGAGTTTGGTTTTGTCGGTAGCATGCTATTAATCTTGTTGTTTATTCTGGTGTCGTTGCGCGGCCTGTACATTGCCCGTCAGGCTCAGACGAGTTTTACCCGGCTATTGGCTGCCAGTCTGGCCATGACGTTCTTTTTATCGGCCTTCGTCAACATCGGTATGGTGACGGGCATATTGCCCGTGGTAGGCATTCCATTGCCTCTGGTCAGCTATGGTGGAACGGCTATGGTGACTTTTTTAGCCAGCTTTGGCATTTTGATGTCCATCAGTTCGCATCGTATCCTGTTCACTGCCCTATCCTGA